The Vicinamibacteria bacterium genome has a window encoding:
- a CDS encoding helix-hairpin-helix domain-containing protein, producing MRSSGWLRSLLVLVLTLGLSASGVLLFAQVGKNNGVVNPNLAGKDELLALPHLDETVVTAIMEKRPFLSMMDLHGLLKQSVSDDALKELYVKMFVPINLNTASEDEILLVPSVGPRMAHEFEEYRPYKALAQFRREMGKYVDDAEVARLEQYVFVPIDLNTATEEDILSIPGVGDRMLKEFLEYRPYQSMAQFRREIGKYVDDKELARLERYVTLNQP from the coding sequence ATGCGCTCGTCTGGATGGCTCCGCTCACTGTTGGTTCTTGTTCTCACCCTCGGATTGTCCGCCAGTGGGGTCTTGCTGTTCGCGCAGGTCGGAAAGAACAACGGGGTCGTCAACCCCAATCTCGCCGGCAAGGACGAGCTTCTCGCCCTTCCGCACCTCGATGAGACCGTCGTGACCGCCATCATGGAAAAGCGCCCTTTTCTGAGCATGATGGATCTGCACGGCCTGCTCAAACAATCGGTGAGCGACGACGCGTTGAAGGAGCTCTACGTCAAGATGTTCGTACCCATCAACCTCAATACCGCGAGCGAGGACGAGATCCTTCTGGTCCCCAGCGTCGGCCCGCGCATGGCGCACGAGTTCGAGGAGTATCGTCCCTACAAAGCTCTGGCTCAGTTCCGGCGAGAGATGGGCAAGTACGTCGATGACGCGGAGGTGGCGCGCTTGGAGCAGTACGTCTTCGTGCCCATCGATCTCAACACCGCTACCGAGGAAGACATTCTCAGCATACCCGGCGTGGGCGACCGTATGCTGAAAGAGTTTCTCGAGTATCGCCCATACCAGAGCATGGCGCAGTTTCGGCGCGAGATCGGCAAATACGTGGACGACAAGGAGCTCGCGCGGCTCGAGCGGTACGTCACGCTCAACCAGCCGTAA
- a CDS encoding serine hydrolase: MARTLVVVLLLAVACGPAATETGQVVDSISSFIQEEMTTKTIPALSIALVDSDETVWATGYGHADAESGLAATAETVYRVGSVSKLFTDIAVMQLVERGELDLDAPLAEYVPELSFSKDVTLRQLMSHRAGVVREPPVGNYFDPSEPTLEATIESLDGLPLVYEPESRTKYSNAGIALVGYVLERTQDAPFTDYIEKNVLSAFGMSHSSFVPPPEVATGTMWTYDGRVFEAPTFQLGMAPAGSLYASVDDLARFMSALFRGGDGVISPRTLASMFEPQFRHRDPSASYGLGFSIGELDGARLVRHGGAIYGFSTELAFLPEEKLGVVAVASKDFTNAVVERIARHALRCLLAAKSGLPLPRAETTSPLPSGKARELAGRYPDFRLLARGDRLYLDEKANVVEVRMRGGELVVDSPIAYGRVVDPDPRARLEEVLPDEAPERFRPLIGEYGWDHNTLYILEKDGALHALIEWFESYPLTELSPNRFAFPDYGLYHGEELRFEDGAVVAANVRFERRDVGASEGQTFRITPLRPSEELRREALEASPPEEAGDFLDPDLIEPVSLDPTIGLDVRYATTNNFMGAVFYDEPRAFLQRAAAEALVRAHRALEAEGYGILVHDAYRPWYVTKMFWDATPEELRIFVADPSSGSRHNRGAAADVTLFDRKTGEPVIMVGGYDEFSPRSFPDYPGGTSRQRTLRELLRGAMEAEGFDVYEFEWWHFDFRDWQKYPILNRTFDELSQ; the protein is encoded by the coding sequence ATGGCTCGGACGCTCGTCGTAGTCCTCCTTCTCGCGGTGGCGTGCGGCCCCGCGGCGACGGAAACCGGCCAGGTCGTCGACTCGATCTCCTCGTTCATCCAGGAAGAGATGACGACCAAGACCATTCCGGCGCTTTCGATCGCGCTCGTCGACTCCGACGAGACCGTTTGGGCGACGGGGTACGGCCATGCGGACGCCGAGTCCGGACTCGCGGCCACCGCCGAGACCGTCTATCGGGTGGGCTCGGTCTCGAAGCTCTTCACGGACATCGCCGTGATGCAGCTCGTGGAAAGGGGTGAGCTCGACCTCGACGCCCCGCTCGCGGAGTACGTCCCCGAGCTGTCTTTCTCGAAAGACGTGACTCTGCGACAGCTCATGTCGCATCGCGCGGGCGTTGTTCGCGAACCGCCGGTGGGCAACTATTTCGACCCGAGTGAGCCGACGCTCGAAGCGACGATCGAGAGTCTGGACGGATTGCCCCTGGTCTACGAGCCCGAAAGCCGTACCAAGTACTCGAACGCGGGCATCGCCCTCGTCGGCTACGTACTCGAGCGGACGCAGGACGCCCCGTTCACCGACTACATCGAGAAGAATGTGCTGTCCGCATTTGGAATGTCCCACTCGAGCTTCGTGCCGCCTCCGGAGGTCGCCACCGGTACGATGTGGACCTACGACGGCCGGGTCTTCGAGGCCCCGACCTTTCAGCTCGGCATGGCGCCGGCGGGCAGTCTCTATGCCTCGGTCGATGATTTGGCTCGATTCATGAGCGCCCTCTTTCGCGGCGGCGACGGCGTGATCTCACCCCGAACGCTCGCGTCCATGTTCGAGCCGCAGTTTCGCCACCGAGATCCCTCCGCATCCTACGGCCTCGGGTTCTCGATCGGAGAGCTCGACGGTGCCCGGCTGGTCCGCCACGGAGGCGCGATCTACGGGTTCTCCACCGAGCTCGCGTTCTTGCCGGAAGAGAAGCTCGGGGTCGTTGCCGTCGCCTCGAAGGATTTCACCAACGCCGTCGTCGAGCGGATCGCTCGCCACGCCCTCCGTTGCCTCTTGGCGGCGAAGAGCGGACTGCCCCTTCCTCGAGCGGAGACGACCTCGCCGCTGCCTTCGGGCAAGGCTCGGGAGCTCGCCGGCCGTTACCCCGACTTCCGCTTGCTGGCACGCGGTGACCGGCTTTATCTCGACGAGAAAGCGAACGTCGTCGAAGTCCGGATGCGCGGAGGCGAGCTCGTCGTGGACTCGCCGATCGCCTACGGCCGGGTGGTAGACCCGGATCCTCGCGCGCGCCTCGAAGAGGTCCTTCCCGATGAAGCGCCGGAAAGATTTCGCCCGCTCATTGGTGAGTACGGCTGGGACCACAATACGCTCTACATCCTGGAGAAAGATGGTGCGCTCCACGCCCTGATCGAATGGTTCGAGAGCTACCCCCTCACCGAGCTGAGTCCGAACCGGTTTGCCTTCCCCGACTACGGTCTCTATCACGGGGAAGAGCTGCGTTTCGAGGACGGCGCCGTCGTCGCCGCGAACGTCCGGTTCGAACGTCGCGACGTCGGGGCGAGTGAGGGCCAGACGTTCCGAATCACGCCGCTGCGACCCAGCGAGGAGCTTCGCCGCGAGGCTCTCGAGGCGAGCCCGCCAGAGGAAGCGGGAGACTTTCTCGACCCCGATCTCATCGAGCCGGTGAGCCTCGACCCCACGATCGGCCTGGACGTTCGCTACGCGACGACCAACAACTTCATGGGTGCGGTCTTTTACGATGAACCCCGGGCATTTCTGCAGAGAGCGGCTGCCGAAGCGCTGGTGCGCGCTCATCGGGCACTCGAAGCCGAGGGCTACGGCATACTCGTTCACGATGCCTATCGGCCCTGGTACGTGACGAAGATGTTTTGGGACGCGACGCCGGAAGAGCTCCGGATCTTCGTGGCCGACCCGTCGAGCGGTTCGCGCCACAACCGCGGCGCGGCCGCCGACGTGACGCTCTTCGATCGCAAGACCGGTGAGCCCGTCATCATGGTGGGAGGCTACGACGAGTTCTCGCCGCGCTCGTTTCCGGATTACCCGGGCGGAACTTCGCGTCAGCGCACTTTGCGAGAGCTCCTCCGCGGCGCGATGGAGGCGGAGGGCTTCGACGTCTACGAGTTCGAATGGTGGCATTTCGATTTTCGGGACTGGCAGAAGTACCCTATTCTGAATCGCACGTTCGACGAGCTCAGTCAGTGA
- a CDS encoding M3 family metallopeptidase gives MVFVSAGSTSSEQKSEGGSVNPLLAPWTGPYGVPAFDQMDLASLKPALEAGMAKNLAEMDAIAQSSEPPTFENTILAMERSGRDLGRVFAYYGVWSSNLSTPEFREIEREMAPRLSEFQSKITQNAALFERIRAVHDGAEMGSLRSDQQRLVQLIYDGFARNGATLQGEAKERYAAIDQRLAELETQFSNNVLADEEGYVTYLDETQLSGLPASFVQSAASAAKERGQEGKYAVTNTRSSMDPFLTFSDERDLREKVWRTYYDRGDNGDEHDNNAIIAEILKLRHERVNLLGYENYASWRLENRMAKTPERAFELMRAVWPAAIARVAEEVADMQAVADKEGSGVQIAPWDYRYYAEKVRKAKYDLDSDEVKQYLQLDKLREAMFMVAGQLFGFEFVPIAEGKVPVFHPTVKVWEVTNRTTGEHIGLWYLDPYARTGKRSGAWATSYRSRETFDEKQTVLASNNSNFIAGAPGEPVLVSWSDAETFFHEFGHALHDFSSNVAYPTLNGGVRDYTEFQSQLLERWLLTDRVIDGYLVHHETGEPIPADLVRKIKNAATFNQGFETTEYLASALVDMMYHTTDPDGVDPDAFEREALRELEMPDEIVMRHRSTHFSHIFSGEGYSAGYYGYLWADVLTSDAAEAFAEAPGGFYDKEVAARLVEHLFAPRNSVDPAEAYRAFRGRDARIDALMRDRGFPVPASDDAASSVAQ, from the coding sequence ATCGTGTTCGTTTCAGCCGGATCCACAAGCTCGGAGCAGAAGAGCGAGGGCGGGAGTGTGAACCCCCTACTGGCTCCCTGGACGGGTCCTTACGGCGTGCCGGCATTCGACCAGATGGATCTCGCCTCGCTGAAGCCCGCGCTCGAGGCGGGGATGGCGAAAAACCTCGCCGAGATGGATGCCATCGCCCAGAGCTCGGAGCCTCCCACTTTCGAGAACACGATCCTGGCGATGGAGCGCTCGGGGCGAGACCTGGGACGAGTTTTTGCCTACTACGGCGTTTGGAGCTCCAACCTGTCGACGCCGGAGTTTCGCGAAATCGAGCGAGAGATGGCACCCAGGCTGTCCGAGTTTCAGTCGAAGATAACCCAGAATGCCGCGCTATTCGAGCGCATTCGCGCGGTTCACGACGGCGCCGAGATGGGTTCGCTTCGATCGGATCAGCAGCGGCTCGTCCAGCTCATCTATGACGGCTTCGCTCGTAACGGGGCGACTCTGCAGGGAGAAGCAAAGGAGCGCTACGCCGCGATCGATCAGCGGCTAGCCGAGCTCGAGACGCAGTTCTCCAATAACGTTCTCGCCGACGAGGAGGGTTATGTGACCTATCTCGACGAGACGCAGCTGAGCGGGCTTCCGGCGTCCTTCGTGCAGTCGGCGGCCTCGGCCGCGAAAGAGCGCGGACAGGAAGGGAAGTACGCGGTCACCAACACCCGCTCCTCCATGGACCCCTTTCTGACGTTCTCGGACGAGCGCGACCTGCGCGAGAAGGTGTGGCGTACCTACTACGATCGGGGAGACAACGGCGACGAGCACGACAACAACGCCATCATCGCCGAGATCCTGAAACTTCGTCACGAGCGCGTCAACCTCCTCGGCTACGAGAATTATGCTTCCTGGCGCCTCGAGAATCGCATGGCAAAGACGCCGGAGCGCGCGTTCGAATTGATGCGAGCGGTCTGGCCCGCCGCGATCGCCCGGGTCGCCGAGGAGGTCGCGGATATGCAGGCGGTGGCGGACAAGGAGGGGAGCGGGGTCCAGATCGCCCCCTGGGACTACCGCTACTACGCGGAGAAGGTCCGCAAGGCGAAGTACGACCTCGATTCCGACGAGGTCAAGCAGTACCTGCAACTCGACAAGCTCAGGGAGGCGATGTTCATGGTTGCCGGCCAGTTGTTCGGCTTCGAGTTCGTTCCCATTGCCGAAGGTAAGGTTCCCGTCTTTCATCCCACGGTGAAGGTCTGGGAAGTGACGAACCGGACGACGGGAGAGCACATCGGCCTCTGGTATCTGGACCCCTACGCACGTACGGGGAAGCGTTCCGGCGCCTGGGCGACGAGCTACCGGAGTCGCGAGACTTTCGATGAGAAGCAGACGGTTCTCGCGTCCAACAACTCCAATTTCATCGCGGGAGCGCCGGGTGAACCGGTGCTGGTGTCCTGGAGCGACGCGGAGACGTTCTTTCACGAGTTCGGCCATGCGTTGCATGACTTCTCCTCGAACGTCGCCTACCCCACGTTGAACGGCGGGGTCAGAGATTACACCGAGTTCCAGTCGCAGCTCCTGGAGCGTTGGCTTCTGACGGATCGGGTCATCGACGGATACCTCGTCCACCACGAGACGGGAGAGCCGATTCCCGCAGACCTGGTGAGGAAGATCAAGAACGCCGCAACGTTCAACCAGGGTTTCGAGACCACTGAGTATCTGGCCTCGGCGCTCGTCGACATGATGTACCACACGACGGATCCCGACGGTGTCGATCCCGACGCCTTCGAGCGGGAGGCGCTCCGAGAGCTCGAAATGCCCGACGAGATCGTCATGCGGCATCGCTCGACCCACTTCAGTCACATCTTTTCCGGCGAGGGTTATTCCGCGGGCTATTACGGGTACCTGTGGGCGGACGTCTTGACCTCGGACGCCGCGGAGGCGTTTGCCGAGGCGCCCGGGGGCTTTTACGACAAGGAGGTAGCCGCGAGATTGGTCGAGCACCTCTTCGCTCCCAGAAACTCGG